One genomic window of Magnolia sinica isolate HGM2019 chromosome 3, MsV1, whole genome shotgun sequence includes the following:
- the LOC131239826 gene encoding cytochrome P450 86B1 encodes MDRLRTFHFDGVVSNTKPSDIAMALLGLFVFSTLVQRFTSKGPMIWPVMGIIPTIFFHVSDIYDWATEALIRSGGTFPYRGMWMGGAHGVLTVDPSNIEYMLKTRFKNFPKGKYYRERFADLLGEGIFNADDEVWKEQRRAATSEMHSSRFVEYSSKSIQNLVHHKLLKLLAKLANSRESIDLQDVLLRFTFDNICTAAFGVDPGCLAIDLPDVPFAKAFEQATELTLFRFMVPPFVWKPMRFFSIGSEKNLKEAVQIVHEFAEKTVIDRRIEWHKFGGLKDRSDLLSRLIQARDTHEQGATHHFSDKFLKDFCISFILAGRDTSSVALAWFFWLIYKYPQVEKRILQEITQIIRRRIEDEESIDNVVFTVDELKKMDYLQAALSEALRLYPSVPIDFKEVIEDDVFPDGTAVRKGARVIYSIFSMARMETIWGKDCREFKPERWIKDGQFVSENQFKYAVFNAGPRLCVGKKFAYMQMKMVAASVLLRYCVEVVEGHAVVPKMTTTLYMKNGLQVTFKPRVLSTI; translated from the coding sequence ATGGACAGACTGCGTACCTTCCACTTCGATGGGGTCGTGAGCAATACAAAGCCTTCTGACATAGCCATGGCTCTTTTGGGCCTTTTTGTTTTCAGCACCCTTGTGCAAAGATTCACCTCCAAGGGCCCCATGATCTGGCCTGTGATGGGTATCATTCCAACCATCTTCTTCCACGTCAGCGACATCTACGACTGGGCCACAGAGGCCTTGATCCGTTCCGGTGGGACATTCCCCTACAGGGGCATGTGGATGGGTGGTGCTCATGGGGTACTGACTGTCGATCCCTCCAACATAGAGTACATGCTCAAAACAAGATTCAAGAACTTCCCCAAGGGGAAGTACTATAGAGAAAGATTTGCTGATCTCCTCGGCGAAGGCATCTTCAATGCCGACGATGAAGTTTGGAAGGAACAACGGCGGGCTGCCACGTCAGAGATGCACTCCAGCCGGTTCGTCGAGTACTCATCAAAGTCCATACAGAACTTGGTGCACCACAAACTCTTGAAGCTACTAGCCAAGCTTGCCAATTCAAGGGAGAGCATCGATCTCCAAGATGTGCTTCTACGTTTCACATTTGATAACATATGCACTGCTGCATTCGGTGTTGACCCAGGATGCTTGGCCATCGACCTTCCAGATGTACCCTTCGCCAAGGCATTCGAGCAAGCAACCGAACTCACGTTGTTCCGGTTCATGGTCCCACCCTTTGTTTGGAAGCCCATGAGGTTTTTCTCCATTGGCTCGGAGAAGAATCTAAAAGAGGCCGTCCAGATCGTTCATGAGTTTGCAGAGAAGACAGTCATCGACCGTAGGATCGAATGGCATAAGTTCGGAGGCTTGAAAGACCGGTCCGATCTCTTGTCGAGGCTCATCCAAGCACGAGACACCCATGAACAAGGTGCAACTCATCACTTCTCGGACAAGTTTCTAAAGGACTTCTGCATAAGTTTTATCTTAGCTGGAAGGGACACGAGCTCAGTTGCACTTGCATGGTTCTTCTGGCTGATATATAAATACCCACAAGTAGAAAAGCGGATTCTGCAAGAGATCACCCAAATCATCAGACGCAGAATAGAGGACGAAGAATCCATCGACAATGTTGTTTTCACagtagatgaattgaaaaagATGGACTATCTCCAAGCTGCACTGTCGGAGGCTCTTAGGTTATATCCGTCTGTGCCGATCGACTTCAAGGAGGTCATCGAAGATGATGTCTTCCCTGATGGAACTGCAGTGAGGAAAGGCGCTAGAGTCATCTACTCAATCTTCTCAATGGCAAGAATGGAGACTATATGGGGGAAGGATTGCAGGGAGTTTAAGCCAGAGAGATGGATTAAAGATGGCCAATTCGTAAGTGAAAATCAGTTCAAATACGCCGTCTTCAACGCAGGGCCGAGGCTGTGTGTAGGTAAGAAGTTTGCATACATGCAGATGAAAATGGTGGCTGCTTCTGTTCTGTTGAGGTATTGTGTTGAAGTGGTGGAAGGCCATGCTGTTGTGCCTAAGATGACCACCACTCTCTACATGAAGAATGGTTTGCAAGTGACTTTCAAGCCTAGGGTTCTCTCTACCAtctga